One Aegilops tauschii subsp. strangulata cultivar AL8/78 chromosome 7, Aet v6.0, whole genome shotgun sequence genomic window carries:
- the LOC141027753 gene encoding uncharacterized protein gives MEESFTAPSVDPPSVDLPDVDPASVDSPAVDPASVDSPAVDPASFHPPAVDPASANPSRYPSWVLLDSRAYFAHPINATTVKATTSTGHNFEVTFCLARPPAVSYFCVHFPGINVLECCITEPRVISSANDLALLCFPFRTGTSSTYDYFVYRAASSKPTIRSVPCPPPTYRHSWHAAIVSREDGSFLVADLSLGRDLGHYNLHIFSSVTDSGAPNMCS, from the coding sequence ATGGAGGAATCCTTCACGGCCCCCTCCGTCGATCCCCCCTCCGTCGACCTCCCCGACGTCGATCCCGCCTCCGTCGACTCCCCCGCCGTCGATCCCGCCTCCGTCGACTCCCCCGCCGTCGATCCCGCCTCCTTCCACCCCCCTGCAGTCGATCCCGCCAGCGCCAACCCATCCCGCTACCCCTCCTGGGTCCTCCTCGACAGCAGAGCCTACTTCGCCCACCCCATCAACGCCACCACCGTGAAGGCCACGACGAGCACGGGCCACAACTTCGAGGTCACCTTTTGTCTCGCCCGGCCGCCTGCCGTCTCCTACTTCTGCGTCCACTTTCCCGGAATCAACGTACTAGAGTGTTGCATCACGGAGCCCCGCGTCATTTCCTCCGCCAATGACCTCGCGCTCCTATGCTTTCCCTTCAGAACTGGCACATCGAGCACCTACGACTACTTCGTCTACAGGGCTGCCTCCAGCAAGCCCACCATCAGATCGGTCCCGTGTCCTCCTCCAACCTACAGGCACTCATGGCATGCAGCCATCGTATCCCGCGAGGATGGCAGTTTTTTGGTCGCCGATCTTTCCCTGGGTCGGGACCTTGGGCACTACAACCTGCATATCTTCTCGTCGGTGACAGACAGTGGAGCACCCAACATGTGCAGCTGA